ATACTCAGTTTTATTTCTGATCTGTTTAATCATGGTTACCATGACAGGGTGTGGCGACGGTCACCCGGCGCGATCCCCGGTTTCGGGAACCATCAGTTATAATGGAAAGCCTTTAAAAATCGGCTCTCTACTTTTTGTCCCAGTCAAAGGGGGGCCTCCTGCTCAGGGAAAAGTCAAAGGTGATGGTTTTTATGTGATGGGAACTTTTGGCACAACAGATGGTGTAATACCCGGCGACTACAAAGTAATGATTACTGCTCTCACCAGTTCCGGAGGCTCCGGGCTACCCGAAGATACCGTGAAGGCAAACGCGGAACCGGTCTCCGTCATTCCCGAATGGTATGGTGACCTGGAAAATTCTGGGCTGCTCGTGACAGTTGTTGCCGACAAACCAAATACCATTGATTTTCCCCTGACAGACGACAAACCCAAAGACCCTGTCACAAAATAATTTATCTGACCACAGCAGTACGGAACATCGATTCCCTACTGCAATACTTTCATCCTGTCATCTCTCGAACCCCTTTAATTACTGGGTAATTCTGGTATTTTTCCAAGTGTCTGATCGGGCCAGGCGCGGCTGATGCCTGCAAAAGCCCCCTGCACTTTCCCTGCTGCAGAAGATTCCAGCATTCAATTCGCTTTCAGGCACGCTGTTGAATATAATCACAGTTACCTGTAATTCCCTGCATTCGCACGCCTCTCCTTAGATGATTTCGAGTTACAGAAATCATCAATACAAAGATCATTCATGAGTACAAATTCGCCTTCGAGTCGCCAGCAGTTTGAAGAATATAAAGAAGAATTTCTGGAAGTACAGACCGCCGCTCAGGGAAAGCAATCCAAAACACGCGACCGCTCTTCGTGGGAGTTGGTCAAGAGTTTTCTGAGTTTGCTCAAAGTTCATCGCCGGTCGATGATTTTATCTCTGTTAACATTAACGGTCGCAACCTTACTCGCTTTGATCCCGCCAGCGGCAACGAAATTTGTCGTTGATTATGTGCTCGATAAAAAACCGCTGCCGAAATTTATGCCAGCCTGGTTCCCGCATGACCCCTGGCCGATGCTGGTGTCGATTACGGTGGCCGTTATTCTTATTTCCCTGATTCGCATCGGACTGCAGATCTGGGGACGCTGGCACGCGACACGCGTGACCAAAATGATTCAGATGAAAGTTCGCAAGGATGTGTTTGCGCAAGCGGTCCGACTGCCTCTGCATCGAGTACAGGAACTCAAATCAGGAGGCGCTGCGAGCATTTTGCGCGAAGATGCCGGCAGTGTAGGTGAACTTGTTTTTGGCATGCTTTACAACCCCTGTCGTGCCATTATTCAATTGCTGGGCAGCCTGATGATCCTCGCCTGGGTCGACTGGCGCCTACTGCTGGGTGCCCTCTTTCTCGTCCCTCTGGTCTATCTGTCACATCGTACCTGGATTAGCCAGATCCGGCCACAACATAAAAAGATCCGGGCACAACGCGTCGCCGTTGATGCCTTGGCGACGGAATCGTTTGGCGGAATGCGCGTGGTCCGTGCCTTTGGACGCCAGCGATCAGAAACCAGCCGCGTACTGAGAGGTAATCACCTGATGGGACGCCAGGAACTGTATGCCTGGTGGTGGGCACGCTTCATTGAAATTGTCTGGGAAACTCTAATCCCCATCGCTTCGGCCTGCCTGCTCCTGTATGGAGGCTGGCAGGTCCTACAGGGACAATTAACACTCGGTGACCTCGTCATGTTCCTGGCCTACCTGCTGATGCTGCTCGGTCCACTGGCAATTCTCGCCCAGAGTGCAGCACAGTTTCAGAACAGCCTGTCCGGGTTCGATCGCGTCCTGGAGCTGCTGGATGAACCACGTGAAATGGAATCGGCAACCGCGCGCACAATCAAGAAAACGGAAATCGAGGGACAGGTCACATTTGAAGACGTCAGCTTCCAGTATCCGAATTCAACACAGTATGCATTACAGGAGGTCTCACTCGATATCGCTCCCGGTGAAACAATTGCCCTGGTTGGCCCCAGCGGTGCCGGCAAAACCACCTTCTGCAATCTGGTCGCCCGCTTTTACGATCCCACATCGGGGCGAGTCCTCCTCGATGGTCGGAATCTGATCGATCTTGATGTGGAAAGCTACCGGAATCATATCGGCGTCGTCGAACAGGATGTATTTCTGTTTGATGGTTCGATCGCCGATAACATTGGATACGGAGATCGCAAAGCGACAATCGAACAGATTCAAAATGCTGCAGAAGTTGCGAACGCAGACGAATTCATCAGAATCTTACCAAACGGCTATCAGACTTTAATTGGGGAACGCGGCGTTAAACTGAGTGGCGGTCAACGTCAGCGACTGGCGATCGCCCGCGCCATTCTCGCTGACCCCAAAATATTAATTCTTGATGAAGCCACCAGCAATCTGGATACCGAAAGTGAACGGCTGATTCAAGATAGCCTGACTACGCTTATGCAGGATCGCACCTGCTTTGTAATTGCACACCGCTTAAGTACGATCACCCACGCCAGTCGTATTGTCGTTTTCGAAGGGGGACGTATCATCGAAAGTGGCCCACATGAAACCTTAATGGATGCCGGCGGAAAGTATAAGGAGATGGTGCTGCTACAGACCAGCCCTGCGAGCGTTACTTAAGAACCCCTATGTGGTGCACATTCGTTTTTTGAATTATGGACTTCTTGGTCACATTTTCAAATTGAAATCACGCACTCGCATGTTTACAATTTTATGTATCACACCTGAATCGTGAGTGCATCACGATCCCACCAGAAGTTGAACTGAAAATAGATTCACTCATTTCAACTGCGTTCACAAGAAACAAACAGATAATCATTACCTTTTTCAGTTAATGATTTGATACCGAAACCAACTCGAAAAGGAAATCAGTAGAATGAAATCCATCGTTCTCAGTCCTGGTCAATCATTTTTTAAATTCAGCATCATTTGCGGAATGATAATTGGCTGCTTTCATCAGAGTAATCTGCAAGCTGAAAAACAGACCATCCAAAAATCAAATCAAGTGCTGCTGGGAACAGCAGAGTTGACTTCAGGCATTCCTGGAAAAGGTCCTTTGACCGAGCAGGAAATCAAAAACTGGCTCAATGATCCTGAAAACCATGAAGTCCTGGAAATTACTCTGCCACTCG
The sequence above is a segment of the Gimesia algae genome. Coding sequences within it:
- a CDS encoding ABC transporter ATP-binding protein, which translates into the protein MSTNSPSSRQQFEEYKEEFLEVQTAAQGKQSKTRDRSSWELVKSFLSLLKVHRRSMILSLLTLTVATLLALIPPAATKFVVDYVLDKKPLPKFMPAWFPHDPWPMLVSITVAVILISLIRIGLQIWGRWHATRVTKMIQMKVRKDVFAQAVRLPLHRVQELKSGGAASILREDAGSVGELVFGMLYNPCRAIIQLLGSLMILAWVDWRLLLGALFLVPLVYLSHRTWISQIRPQHKKIRAQRVAVDALATESFGGMRVVRAFGRQRSETSRVLRGNHLMGRQELYAWWWARFIEIVWETLIPIASACLLLYGGWQVLQGQLTLGDLVMFLAYLLMLLGPLAILAQSAAQFQNSLSGFDRVLELLDEPREMESATARTIKKTEIEGQVTFEDVSFQYPNSTQYALQEVSLDIAPGETIALVGPSGAGKTTFCNLVARFYDPTSGRVLLDGRNLIDLDVESYRNHIGVVEQDVFLFDGSIADNIGYGDRKATIEQIQNAAEVANADEFIRILPNGYQTLIGERGVKLSGGQRQRLAIARAILADPKILILDEATSNLDTESERLIQDSLTTLMQDRTCFVIAHRLSTITHASRIVVFEGGRIIESGPHETLMDAGGKYKEMVLLQTSPASVT